One Oncorhynchus kisutch isolate 150728-3 linkage group LG11, Okis_V2, whole genome shotgun sequence genomic region harbors:
- the LOC109899453 gene encoding uncharacterized protein LOC109899453 isoform X2 — translation MSALLLLLLSAGVLLSSIEAQEAYSKLPDKYRKGVDLALQQLNSHSGVQRHYLFFKSLLKSDIEPGFDVSYIYHNFYLKATKCGKGTVDATQCEFRDDRPLIDCAICYKTFAGKIEKEPKPYVHCLHKPALTEDMKTARVDHCNTMSYQSGDASILASKGSK, via the exons ATGTCTgctctgctgctgttgttgttaaGTGCTGGAGTCCTGCTGTCTTCTATTGAAGCTCAGGAGGCTTACAGTAAACTCCCTGACAAGTACAGGAAAGGAGTGGATCTGGCTCTACAACAGCTCAACTCTCATTCTGGAGTCCAGCGCCATTATCTCTTCTTCAAGAGTCTCCTGAAGTCCGACATAGAG CCTGGATTTGATGTGAGCTATATTTATCACAATTTCTACCTGAAAGCCACCAAGTGTGGAAAGGGAACAGTTGACGCCACGCAATGCGAGTTCAGGGACGACCGA CCATTGATAGACTGTGCAATCTGCTACAAAACCTTTGCTGGAAAGATTGAGAAGGAGCCCAAGCCGTATGTCCACTGTCTCCACAAACCAGCTCTTACAGAG GATATGAAGACAGCAAGAGTAGATCACTGTAACACAATGAGTTACCAAAGTGGAGACGCATCTATCCTGGCTTCAAAGGGTTCCAAGTGA